A genomic stretch from Theropithecus gelada isolate Dixy chromosome 2, Tgel_1.0, whole genome shotgun sequence includes:
- the CCR2 gene encoding C-C chemokine receptor type 2, with product MLSTSRSRFIRNTNGSGEEVTTFFDYDYGAPCHKFDVKQIGAQLLPPLYSLVFIFGFVGNMLVFLILINCKKLKSLTDIYLLNLAISDLLFLITLPLWAHSAANEWVFGNAMCKLFTGLYHIGYFGGIFFIILLTIDRYLAIVHAVFALKARTVTFGVVTSVITWLVAVFASVPGIIFTKRQEEDSVYICGPYFPRGWNNFHTIMRNILGLVLPLLIMVICYSGILKTLLRCRNEKKRHRAVRLIFTIMIVYFLFWTPYNIVILLNTFQEFFGLSNCESTRQLDQATQVTETLGMTHCCINPIIYAFVGEKFRSLYHIALGCRIAPLQKPVCGGPGARPGKNVKETTQGLLDGRGKGKSNGRAPEASLQGREGA from the exons ATGCTGTCCACATCTCGTTCTCGATTTATCAGAAATACCAATGGGAGCGGTGAAGAAGTCACCACCTTTTTTGATTATGATTATGGTGCTCCCTGTCATAAATTTGACGTGAAGCAAATCGGGGCCCAACTGCTGCCTCCGCTCTACTCGCTGGTGTTCATCTTTGGTTTTGTGGGCAACATGCTGGTCTTCCTCATCTTAATAAACTGCAAAAAGCTGAAGAGCTTGACTGACATCTACCTGCTCAACCTGGCCATCTCTGATCTGCTTTTTCTTATTACTCTCCCACTGTGGGCTCACTCTGCTGCAAATGAGTGGGTCTTTGGGAATGCAATGTGCAAATTATTCACAGGGCTGTATCACATTGGTTATTTTGGCGGAATCTTCTTCATCATCCTCCTGACAATCGATAGATACCTGGCAATCGTCCATGCTGTGTTTGCTTTAAAAGCCAGGACGGTCACCTTTGGGGTGGTGACAAGTGTGATCACCTGGTTGGTGGCTGTGTTTGCTTCTGTCCCAGGAATCATCTTTACTAAACGCCAGGAAGAAGATTCTGTTTATATCTGCGGCCCTTATTTTCCACGAGGATGGAATAATTTCCACACAATAATGAGGAACATTTTGGGGCTGGTCCTGCCACTGCTCATCATGGTCATCTGCTACTCAGGAATCCTGAAAACTCTGCTTCGGTGTCGAAACGAGAAGAAGAGGCACAGAGCTGTGAGGCTCATCTTCACCATCATGATTGTTTACTTTCTCTTCTGGACTCCCTATAATATTGTCATTCTCCTGAACACCTTCCAGGAATTCTTCGGCCTGAGTAACTGTGAAAGCACCAGGCAACTGGACCAAGCCACACAGGTGACGGAGACTCTTGGGATGACACACTGCTGCATCAACCCCATCATCTACGCGTTCGTCGGTGAGAAGTTCAGAAG CCTTTATCACATAGCTCTTGGCTGTAGGATTGCCCCACTCCAAAAACCAGTATGTGGAGGTCCAGGAGCGAGACCAGGAAAGAATGTGAAAGAAACTACACAAGGACTCCTTGATGGTCGTGGAAAAGGAAAGTCAAATGGCAGAGCCCCTGAAGCCAGTCTTCAGGGCAGAGAAGGAGCCTAG